In the Candidatus Electrothrix sp. GW3-4 genome, one interval contains:
- a CDS encoding ABC transporter permease, producing the protein MRNIAAYKKRTIVTVLLTSLTTALLVFASAWLDGSHQTMIKNAVEIYPGYLQITGKEFRDQPSYEHLIFDSATIREKLAGIEGIAIFAARFESFVLYSADEKAVGGMLTGIEPEKEAGLSRISASLQEGEYLTAEDTNQVYIGNELAKRLKVGIGDEIAFVGNGGDYSFAADNLRVKGIFQTGLYEFDTSTAFLNLAYFEEIMAATNYATHFIVMPERPEQVEALAAQISTAIGSEYAAESWQQIMANWSRPCKWTRFLAISPWVFSSLLSFL; encoded by the coding sequence TTGAGAAACATAGCAGCCTATAAGAAACGGACCATTGTCACGGTGCTGTTGACCAGCCTGACAACTGCGCTGCTGGTTTTTGCCTCAGCCTGGCTGGACGGCTCCCACCAGACCATGATCAAAAACGCCGTGGAAATCTATCCGGGCTATCTCCAGATTACCGGTAAGGAGTTCCGTGATCAACCCAGTTATGAACACCTGATCTTTGACAGTGCCACCATCCGGGAAAAACTGGCTGGTATAGAAGGTATTGCCATCTTTGCTGCCCGTTTTGAATCCTTTGTCCTTTATTCTGCTGATGAAAAGGCTGTGGGTGGGATGCTTACCGGGATCGAACCGGAAAAAGAGGCTGGCCTGTCCCGAATCAGTGCCTCCTTACAGGAGGGGGAATATCTCACGGCCGAGGATACCAATCAGGTGTATATCGGCAATGAGCTGGCCAAGCGGCTCAAGGTCGGGATCGGGGATGAGATTGCCTTTGTGGGCAACGGGGGTGATTACTCCTTTGCGGCTGATAACCTGCGGGTCAAGGGTATTTTTCAGACCGGCTTGTACGAATTCGATACCTCCACGGCCTTTCTCAATCTGGCCTATTTTGAGGAGATCATGGCGGCCACCAATTATGCCACTCATTTTATTGTTATGCCGGAGCGTCCTGAACAGGTTGAGGCCTTGGCAGCACAAATCAGCACGGCTATTGGCTCGGAATACGCGGCAGAGAGCTGGCAGCAGATCATGGCCAATTGGTCAAGGCCATGCAAATGGACTCGGTTTTTGGCTATATCACCTTGGGTGTTTTCTTCATTGTT
- a CDS encoding outer membrane lipoprotein-sorting protein, with amino-acid sequence MGQHRRRHRATHLAIVAMLLTLLPVSSFADEVAEIIKKVEDNLNGKTATMKITMTVKTKRAERTMKMQSWSVGKDKSFIKILYPGKDKGITFLKMDNSMWQYVPRIEKTIKIPASMMLQSWMGSDFSNDDLVRESSISEDYTVRLLNETEEVYTAELLPKEEATVVWGKIVMDISKQYYLPSKVRYFDEEGMLIRELAYTEVQPFGERFYPTKWIMDPKEPEKAGHQTVMKVSDAVFDGPVSASYFTKRALKRYSD; translated from the coding sequence ATGGGACAACATAGAAGACGACACAGAGCAACACACTTGGCAATAGTAGCGATGCTGCTTACCCTGCTGCCTGTATCATCTTTTGCTGATGAGGTCGCAGAGATCATCAAAAAGGTTGAGGATAACCTGAACGGCAAAACAGCAACCATGAAGATCACTATGACGGTCAAGACCAAGAGGGCCGAGCGGACCATGAAGATGCAAAGTTGGTCCGTGGGTAAGGATAAATCCTTTATCAAGATCCTCTATCCGGGCAAGGACAAGGGCATCACCTTTTTGAAAATGGATAACTCCATGTGGCAGTATGTGCCCCGCATAGAAAAAACCATCAAGATTCCGGCCTCCATGATGCTACAAAGCTGGATGGGCAGTGATTTCAGCAATGATGATCTGGTGCGGGAAAGCTCCATCAGTGAGGATTACACGGTCAGGCTACTGAACGAGACGGAAGAGGTGTATACCGCAGAGCTGCTCCCCAAGGAAGAGGCTACGGTTGTCTGGGGAAAGATTGTCATGGATATATCAAAGCAGTATTACCTGCCAAGCAAGGTTCGCTATTTTGATGAAGAGGGGATGCTGATCCGGGAACTGGCCTACACCGAGGTGCAGCCCTTTGGCGAGCGTTTTTATCCCACCAAATGGATTATGGACCCCAAAGAGCCGGAAAAAGCAGGGCATCAGACGGTGATGAAGGTGTCTGACGCGGTTTTTGATGGTCCGGTCAGTGCATCTTATTTCACGAAAAGGGCCCTGAAACGTTATTCTGATTAA
- a CDS encoding sigma 54-interacting transcriptional regulator: MDENEFFREATLRICGNLEIEKALFFALKYMRQVMPVDHMFFQFYDEEHNAMHILADASPECGRIVDLQVKLSVGARQELMQFREEFRHKKSKFVWLFRDNPRKQKLTDEIFNSLGYSTTSLMVFPLGLKFQELLGGGSLILSSESESKFSQQHVELLSLVREPFAIALSNALKHRSELKLYDRDFFWEITTRICGNLEIEEGLRSCLELLSQYMPADSLYLERHERNFGAMHMIARATADKSEKMDVLIPFTEEGKAKMAMLAQEWIKGTLPSVLVINNPREEPVTKHLLKTLGEPPSSVMSLPLFLKEEIAGALVVIAEGDNRFTEQHAKLYSNLRMPFFVAVSNTLKHREIIKLKDLLADDNRYLQGELRRLSGDEIVGANFGLRDVMYKVQQVAALNSPVLLLGETGVGKDVIAQTIHYSSSRSDGPFVSVNCGAIPESLIDSELFGHEEGAFTGAITQKRGRFERANKGTIFLDEIGELPLQAQVRLLRVLQSKEIERVGGVETIPLDIRIIAATNRNLEKMVAQNTFREDLWFRLNVFPIQIPPLRERKEDIPALLQYFIRQKTKELNLPAVPSIFPGAIDFLLSYSWPGNVRELGNIVERAMILNSAGPLTFDHLNPVDTKTNTEEISSHQKEQALDLDSVISRHIRSVLSQTDGKVNGEDGAAALLGVNPSTLRNRMKKLGIPYGKQRYL, encoded by the coding sequence ATGGATGAGAATGAATTTTTTCGGGAAGCGACATTGAGGATCTGTGGCAATCTGGAGATCGAAAAAGCACTTTTTTTCGCTTTAAAATACATGCGACAGGTAATGCCGGTTGATCATATGTTCTTTCAGTTTTATGACGAGGAACATAATGCAATGCATATCCTTGCTGATGCTTCGCCAGAGTGTGGCCGGATCGTTGATCTGCAGGTGAAATTATCTGTCGGAGCCAGACAGGAGTTGATGCAGTTTCGAGAGGAATTCAGGCACAAAAAGTCAAAATTTGTATGGCTCTTTCGAGACAACCCAAGAAAGCAGAAACTTACAGATGAGATATTTAACTCGCTTGGGTATTCAACAACTTCTCTTATGGTGTTCCCTTTAGGCCTTAAATTCCAGGAATTACTTGGGGGCGGCTCACTTATTCTTTCCTCTGAAAGTGAAAGCAAGTTTAGTCAACAACATGTCGAGCTACTCTCACTGGTCCGAGAACCCTTTGCAATTGCTCTGTCCAATGCCCTCAAACACAGAAGTGAACTTAAACTCTATGACAGGGATTTTTTTTGGGAGATTACTACACGAATTTGCGGAAACCTGGAAATTGAAGAAGGACTCCGATCCTGCCTGGAACTCCTCTCCCAATACATGCCAGCAGACAGCCTTTACCTGGAAAGGCACGAAAGGAACTTTGGCGCGATGCATATGATAGCAAGGGCAACAGCCGACAAGAGTGAAAAAATGGATGTGCTGATCCCCTTTACCGAAGAGGGCAAAGCAAAAATGGCAATGTTGGCCCAGGAATGGATAAAGGGAACACTTCCTTCAGTCCTGGTCATCAACAACCCACGAGAAGAACCTGTTACAAAACATCTGCTCAAGACTCTTGGTGAACCACCTTCATCTGTCATGAGCCTGCCCCTCTTCCTCAAAGAGGAAATCGCCGGAGCATTGGTCGTTATAGCCGAGGGGGACAACCGATTTACCGAACAACACGCAAAGCTCTATTCCAACCTGAGGATGCCATTTTTTGTGGCCGTGTCAAACACTCTGAAACATAGAGAAATAATTAAACTCAAGGACTTGCTTGCCGATGACAATCGCTACCTGCAGGGGGAGCTACGCCGTTTGTCAGGCGACGAAATAGTTGGAGCGAACTTCGGATTGCGGGATGTCATGTACAAAGTCCAGCAGGTTGCGGCTCTGAACAGCCCGGTTTTGTTGTTAGGAGAGACCGGCGTTGGCAAGGATGTGATCGCCCAAACTATTCATTATTCCTCATCCCGCAGTGATGGTCCTTTTGTGAGCGTAAACTGTGGGGCCATCCCAGAGAGCCTGATCGACAGTGAGCTGTTCGGGCACGAAGAAGGTGCGTTTACTGGAGCGATAACGCAAAAACGTGGTCGCTTTGAGCGGGCCAATAAGGGAACGATTTTTCTTGATGAAATCGGTGAACTGCCTCTCCAGGCCCAGGTGCGTTTGCTGCGGGTCTTACAGAGCAAAGAGATTGAGCGGGTTGGAGGCGTAGAAACCATTCCTCTTGATATCCGAATTATTGCCGCGACAAATCGCAATTTAGAGAAAATGGTCGCGCAGAATACATTTCGTGAAGATCTCTGGTTTCGCCTCAATGTATTTCCCATCCAGATCCCGCCGCTTCGCGAGAGAAAAGAAGATATCCCGGCCTTGCTGCAATATTTTATTCGGCAAAAGACCAAAGAACTGAATTTACCCGCAGTGCCCAGTATTTTTCCTGGAGCTATAGATTTTCTCCTGAGCTACTCTTGGCCAGGTAACGTCAGGGAGTTGGGAAATATTGTAGAGCGGGCTATGATCCTCAATTCGGCAGGGCCGCTGACGTTTGATCATCTTAATCCGGTAGATACAAAGACAAATACGGAGGAGATCTCATCGCATCAGAAAGAGCAAGCTCTTGACCTGGATAGTGTTATCTCACGGCATATTCGTTCTGTCTTATCTCAAACAGATGGTAAGGTGAATGGGGAAGATGGGGCAGCTGCTCTTTTGGGAGTTAATCCCAGCACGCTGAGGAATAGAATGAAGAAGCTTGGCATTCCTTATGGGAAACAGCGGTATCTGTAG
- a CDS encoding AAA family ATPase produces the protein MKTPYGISNFKSLITEGYLYVDKTPFIETLENQGKYNILLRPRRFGKTLFLSTLWHYYDIRFKDSFEELFSRLAIGKNPTPLRNSYQVLFMEFSGVSIKDEESIERDFAFEVSRRLRNFLEEYKYPAEAIHRVEMQSTPASMMKAFLGVVKDAKIYLLIDEYDHFANAVLGEDQELFCAIVGKGGFVRAFYETVKTATMEGIIDRLFITGVTSITLDSMTSGFNIGDNITYHPHFNQTIGFTTQETEKMILPIVETCKIDCQEIMGTLSKWYNGYCFSSRVDEKIFNPDMVLYFLRHFDMDTCRFPEQMLDDNIASDYGKIMRLFGIGDREKNFQILEELITEGEIIGRHKGKLDLDINKPFERNDFISLLLYMGFITLSGSVLSQYRYRVPNYVVQKLYYDYFRTEIEQRGRITVSSRAVENAVTELALHNNIKPLIKEISNVLALFSNRDFMRMDEKHIKAVILTLLYQSEVYFIQSETEMNNRYPDILLLERNPIEVRYQFLFELKYSKKKAGKRGLEEKRTEGIEQIKAYQQLAEVKKLPKLKSYLLLTDGSTIEAVAIE, from the coding sequence ATGAAAACCCCGTACGGAATCAGCAACTTCAAGTCCCTTATCACAGAGGGGTACCTCTACGTTGACAAAACACCCTTTATAGAAACCCTCGAAAACCAGGGAAAATACAACATCCTGCTCCGCCCCCGCCGTTTCGGCAAAACCCTTTTCCTCTCCACCCTCTGGCATTATTACGATATTCGTTTTAAGGACTCGTTCGAGGAACTTTTCAGCAGGCTTGCCATCGGCAAAAATCCAACTCCACTGCGGAACAGCTACCAGGTTCTGTTCATGGAGTTCAGCGGGGTCAGTATCAAAGACGAAGAGAGCATTGAGCGCGACTTCGCTTTTGAGGTGAGCAGGAGATTACGAAATTTCCTCGAAGAGTATAAGTACCCTGCCGAGGCTATTCACAGGGTGGAGATGCAGTCTACACCGGCATCCATGATGAAGGCTTTTTTAGGGGTCGTGAAAGACGCAAAAATCTATCTGCTTATTGACGAATATGATCATTTCGCCAATGCCGTGCTTGGCGAGGATCAGGAGCTCTTTTGTGCCATCGTAGGAAAAGGCGGGTTTGTCCGGGCCTTCTATGAGACCGTCAAGACCGCCACGATGGAGGGAATTATTGATCGCCTCTTCATCACTGGAGTGACCTCCATTACCTTGGACAGCATGACCAGTGGTTTTAATATCGGTGATAATATTACGTATCATCCTCATTTTAACCAGACCATTGGTTTTACCACCCAGGAAACAGAAAAGATGATCCTCCCTATTGTTGAAACCTGCAAAATTGACTGTCAGGAGATCATGGGTACCCTCAGCAAGTGGTATAATGGCTACTGTTTCAGCAGCCGCGTTGATGAGAAAATCTTCAACCCGGACATGGTGCTCTATTTTCTCAGACATTTTGACATGGACACATGCCGCTTTCCAGAGCAAATGCTGGATGACAATATCGCCTCGGATTATGGAAAAATCATGCGGCTCTTCGGCATCGGCGATCGGGAAAAGAATTTTCAGATCCTTGAAGAATTAATCACCGAAGGTGAGATCATCGGGCGACATAAGGGGAAACTTGACCTGGACATAAACAAACCCTTTGAACGCAACGACTTCATCAGCCTTCTCCTCTACATGGGCTTTATCACCCTCAGCGGCAGCGTTCTGAGCCAGTATCGCTATAGGGTGCCAAATTATGTCGTCCAGAAATTATATTACGATTACTTCAGAACAGAGATTGAGCAACGTGGTCGGATCACGGTTTCAAGCCGAGCCGTTGAAAATGCTGTGACTGAACTAGCTTTACATAATAATATCAAACCCCTGATTAAGGAAATCAGTAACGTGCTGGCTCTGTTTTCCAATCGTGATTTCATGCGTATGGATGAAAAACACATCAAGGCCGTTATCCTGACTCTGCTGTACCAGTCTGAGGTCTATTTTATTCAGAGTGAGACTGAGATGAACAACCGCTACCCGGATATTCTTCTATTGGAGCGCAACCCTATTGAGGTGCGCTATCAGTTTCTCTTTGAACTGAAATACAGCAAGAAAAAGGCAGGCAAGCGTGGTTTGGAGGAAAAACGGACAGAAGGAATCGAGCAAATCAAAGCCTATCAGCAGCTTGCAGAGGTCAAAAAACTGCCCAAGCTGAAATCCTACCTCCTGCTCACTGACGGCAGTACGATTGAGGCTGTGGCTATAGAATGA
- a CDS encoding ABC-three component system middle component 5 has product MLLYHPATDFYHCWMRFASILCECGHKGTEFDRIRILDFLLCFPHEIRKCKLPREDSAELRRKIKQLPETYEDPQSIRQAFLPMTKIHKQVTMDMVARGIIQRKKYQEGTLILNIEEAHAYDFITSVAEEWKIRNEEWHEKLINVVLSIPLNGRGGLKDRTGLLEFRYDG; this is encoded by the coding sequence ATGCTGCTCTATCATCCCGCAACTGATTTCTACCACTGTTGGATGCGATTTGCTTCTATCCTATGTGAATGCGGTCACAAAGGGACAGAATTTGACCGTATTCGAATTTTAGACTTTCTACTCTGCTTCCCACATGAAATCAGGAAATGCAAGCTACCCAGGGAAGATAGCGCAGAGCTAAGAAGAAAAATAAAGCAATTACCAGAAACTTATGAAGATCCGCAATCTATCAGGCAAGCATTTCTCCCTATGACCAAGATCCATAAGCAGGTGACCATGGATATGGTTGCTCGTGGAATAATACAACGAAAAAAATACCAAGAAGGTACCTTAATTCTAAACATTGAGGAAGCCCATGCTTACGATTTTATAACCTCTGTTGCAGAGGAGTGGAAAATACGTAATGAGGAATGGCATGAAAAACTGATAAATGTTGTATTGTCAATACCTTTAAACGGAAGAGGCGGTTTGAAAGATCGCACAGGTCTGCTGGAGTTTAGATATGATGGATAA
- a CDS encoding ABC-three component system protein, with translation MATQENITAQGDVAGRDIDKSKTIIYQAPNTQLSGIIEQLKEKIGQDPEAAKFVEKLLDWMTPKDTLIKRDLEQKLKDCDKSYLLYDALEAKERFTKQLKRTTFNPAIQEIYSYILGEIYSHFNYLIKPKIATMKEVGAIEQEIVGLARSITSQIANAPPALGVGITEVIGMLYYLTGNCHLDWDYNAALSSRN, from the coding sequence ATGGCTACCCAAGAAAACATAACGGCTCAGGGCGATGTTGCTGGGAGGGATATAGACAAAAGTAAAACCATAATATATCAAGCTCCAAACACTCAACTGTCTGGAATAATAGAACAGTTAAAAGAGAAAATAGGTCAAGACCCTGAAGCTGCTAAATTTGTTGAAAAATTGCTTGATTGGATGACTCCTAAAGATACGCTTATCAAAAGAGATTTAGAACAAAAGTTAAAAGATTGTGATAAAAGTTACCTTCTCTATGATGCGTTAGAGGCAAAAGAACGTTTCACCAAACAGCTCAAAAGGACTACATTTAATCCTGCCATTCAGGAAATATATTCCTACATACTCGGTGAAATTTATTCGCATTTCAATTATCTCATTAAACCGAAAATTGCTACAATGAAGGAAGTTGGAGCTATTGAACAAGAGATTGTAGGGCTAGCACGCTCTATCACTAGCCAAATTGCTAACGCGCCCCCTGCCCTTGGGGTAGGAATAACTGAAGTTATTGGAATGTTATATTATTTAACAGGAAACTGCCACCTTGATTGGGACTACAATGCTGCTCTATCATCCCGCAACTGA
- the fusA gene encoding elongation factor G, giving the protein MNKDLEKVRNIGISAHIDSGKTTLTERILYYTQRIHAIHEVRGKDGVGATMDSMELEKERGITIQSAATYCSWKDIDINIIDTPGHVDFTVEVERALRVLDGAVLILCSVGGVQSQSITVDRQMTRYNVPRIAFINKCDRTGANPERVVNQLREKLNLNAVMIQLPIGLESELEGMVDLVTMKAIYFDGEQGDQLRYEEIPDHLKDDAEEKREELLDAVSMFSEELMEAMLEEEEIPEELIQAAIRKGTLDLELAPVMIGSAYKNKGVQPLLDAVEMYLPCPTDIENTALDLDKDEEEKTVSNNPDDPLVALAFKLEDGRYGQLTYVRTYQGVLKKGENIFNTRTGKKVKVGRLVRMHANEMEEIDEAGSGDIVGLFGVDCASGDTFCDGKINWSMSSMHVPAPVISLAITPKDNKAQDNMSKALNRFSKEDPTFKTFVDHETGETIISGMGELHLEVYIERMKREYKAEVEVGAPRVAYREAITQRAEFNYTHKKQTGGSGQFGRVGGYMEPLEEEEYEFVDEIVGGAIPREYIPSCDKGFQASMEKGMLIGAPITGVRCLINDGSYHAVDSSDMAFQQAAKGAFKEGYKKAGAVIMEPIMKVAVEGPSEFQGAIMGSLNQRRGMIVGTSEEGNYTVVEADMPLSEMFGYSTTLRSLTQGKAEFTMEFSTYKQVPKSVSEELIKEYEESRKNG; this is encoded by the coding sequence ATGAACAAAGATCTGGAGAAAGTACGGAATATAGGCATCAGTGCCCATATTGATTCGGGCAAGACAACACTTACCGAGCGAATCCTTTACTACACACAGCGCATCCACGCTATTCATGAGGTACGCGGTAAGGACGGTGTTGGAGCAACCATGGATTCCATGGAACTGGAAAAAGAGCGCGGTATCACTATTCAGTCAGCAGCGACCTACTGCTCATGGAAAGATATTGATATCAATATTATTGATACACCGGGCCATGTGGACTTTACCGTTGAGGTGGAACGTGCTTTGCGGGTGCTTGATGGCGCTGTCCTGATCCTCTGTTCTGTGGGCGGTGTGCAGTCGCAGTCCATTACGGTTGATCGCCAGATGACCAGGTATAATGTTCCACGTATTGCCTTTATTAATAAATGTGATCGAACAGGTGCTAATCCAGAACGTGTTGTCAACCAGCTGCGAGAAAAGCTGAACCTTAATGCGGTCATGATTCAGCTGCCCATCGGCTTAGAATCAGAGCTGGAAGGGATGGTCGACCTGGTGACCATGAAGGCGATCTATTTTGATGGAGAGCAGGGCGATCAACTTCGTTATGAAGAGATCCCTGACCACCTGAAAGATGATGCTGAGGAGAAACGGGAAGAGCTGTTGGATGCAGTATCCATGTTCTCAGAAGAGTTGATGGAGGCCATGCTTGAAGAGGAAGAAATCCCTGAAGAGCTGATTCAGGCCGCTATCCGGAAAGGAACTCTGGATCTGGAACTGGCCCCGGTCATGATCGGTTCTGCCTATAAAAATAAGGGGGTTCAGCCGCTTTTGGATGCCGTTGAAATGTACCTGCCCTGCCCGACTGATATAGAAAATACCGCCCTTGATCTGGATAAGGATGAAGAGGAAAAGACTGTCTCTAATAACCCGGATGATCCGCTGGTTGCATTGGCCTTTAAACTGGAGGACGGCCGTTATGGTCAGCTGACCTATGTTCGTACCTACCAAGGCGTTTTGAAAAAAGGTGAGAACATTTTCAATACCAGAACCGGCAAGAAGGTCAAGGTTGGCCGTCTCGTTCGTATGCATGCCAATGAGATGGAGGAAATCGATGAGGCGGGTTCCGGTGACATCGTTGGTCTCTTTGGTGTGGACTGCGCTTCCGGTGATACCTTTTGCGATGGTAAGATTAACTGGTCCATGAGTTCCATGCATGTACCGGCACCGGTTATCTCGCTGGCCATTACCCCGAAAGACAATAAGGCCCAGGATAATATGTCCAAGGCCCTGAACCGTTTCAGCAAGGAAGACCCGACCTTTAAGACCTTTGTTGATCATGAGACCGGCGAGACCATTATTTCCGGTATGGGGGAGCTGCATCTTGAAGTGTACATTGAGCGTATGAAACGTGAGTACAAGGCCGAGGTAGAGGTCGGTGCTCCCCGGGTTGCCTATCGCGAGGCTATTACCCAGCGAGCCGAGTTCAACTACACCCATAAGAAACAGACTGGTGGTTCTGGTCAGTTTGGTCGCGTAGGCGGCTATATGGAGCCGTTAGAAGAGGAAGAGTACGAGTTTGTTGATGAGATCGTGGGTGGTGCTATCCCCCGTGAATACATCCCATCCTGTGATAAGGGCTTCCAGGCTTCCATGGAAAAGGGGATGCTGATCGGTGCTCCTATTACCGGTGTTCGTTGCCTGATTAACGACGGAAGTTACCATGCGGTGGACTCCTCGGATATGGCCTTTCAACAGGCTGCTAAGGGCGCTTTCAAAGAGGGCTACAAGAAGGCTGGAGCGGTTATTATGGAGCCGATTATGAAGGTGGCTGTGGAAGGTCCCTCTGAGTTTCAGGGTGCGATTATGGGGAGCTTGAATCAGCGACGTGGCATGATTGTCGGTACCTCTGAAGAGGGCAACTATACTGTGGTAGAGGCGGATATGCCGCTGTCTGAGATGTTCGGCTATTCAACCACCCTACGCTCTCTGACCCAGGGAAAGGCGGAATTCACAATGGAATTCTCAACGTATAAGCAGGTTCCTAAGAGTGTTTCTGAAGAGCTGATTAAGGAATACGAAGAATCCAGGAAAAACGGATAA
- the hisA gene encoding phosphoribosylformimino-5-aminoimidazole carboxamide ribotide isomerase produces MRFRPCIDLHNGKVKQIVGSTLSDGDSATLRTNFSSQFSSGHYAQMYRQDNLPGGHVIMLGPGNEEAATEALQVWPGGLQIGGGITAENAGLWLERGASHVIITSHVFHDGHLDAERLERLCQLIGKDHLVLDLSCRWKDDGYYVVTDRWQTFTDLKMSANLFAELEKSCDEFLIHAVDVEGKCMGVDERLLQLLAAAEISNPITYAGGVTNLNDLKLICRAGKSKLDATVGSALDIFGGTGCTYEEVVAFHRHVAE; encoded by the coding sequence ATGCGTTTTCGTCCTTGTATTGACCTCCATAATGGTAAGGTGAAACAGATCGTTGGCTCCACATTGAGCGACGGCGATTCAGCAACCCTGCGAACCAATTTTTCCTCGCAATTTTCATCTGGCCATTACGCCCAGATGTACCGACAGGATAACCTTCCTGGTGGACATGTGATCATGCTGGGGCCTGGCAATGAAGAGGCAGCCACCGAGGCCCTGCAGGTCTGGCCGGGCGGGTTGCAGATCGGTGGCGGAATAACGGCGGAAAACGCTGGGCTCTGGCTGGAGCGGGGGGCTTCCCATGTTATCATCACTTCCCATGTCTTTCATGATGGCCATCTTGATGCGGAACGACTGGAGAGGCTCTGTCAACTCATCGGTAAGGACCACTTAGTGCTTGATCTGAGTTGCCGCTGGAAGGATGATGGATATTATGTTGTGACTGATCGCTGGCAGACGTTTACTGATTTGAAGATGAGTGCTAACCTGTTTGCTGAGCTGGAGAAAAGCTGCGATGAGTTTTTGATCCATGCTGTCGACGTGGAAGGGAAATGCATGGGCGTTGATGAACGGCTGCTTCAGCTCCTGGCAGCAGCAGAGATCAGTAATCCCATCACCTATGCAGGTGGGGTTACCAATCTGAACGACTTAAAACTTATTTGCAGGGCTGGGAAATCCAAGCTGGATGCCACTGTGGGGAGTGCCCTGGATATCTTTGGTGGCACAGGGTGTACCTACGAAGAGGTGGTGGCTTTTCATAGACATGTCGCCGAGTGA
- the dsrA gene encoding dissimilatory-type sulfite reductase subunit alpha — MAKHDTPLLDELEKGPWPSFVTDMKRQAETHPECWDILGQLELSFKDRITHWKHGGIVGVFGYGGGIVGRYSDVPGKFPGVEHFHTVRIAQPSGLYYSTKNLRALMDLWDKYGSGMTNMHGSTGDMIFLGTRTENLEPLFWDLTHDLDQDLGGSGSNLRTPSCCLGESRCEWSCYDAQDVCYHLTMHYQDEIHRPAFPYKFKFKFSGCPNDCVASIARSDFAVIGTWKDDIQVDQAGVKEYMAGNYPANGGAHAGRDWGAFDIQKEVIDICPTDCMWMEGDELKIDNSECTRCMHCINVMPRALKPGKEKGATICIGAKAPILDGAQFATMVIPFIEVSKDNEYENLIDVIEQVWDWWMEVGKNRERVGETMQRIGLPTFLRVMEVDAMPQHVKEPRSNPYVFWKEEEVEGGFERDVEEFRRKHAA, encoded by the coding sequence ATGGCAAAGCATGATACGCCTTTGTTGGACGAACTGGAAAAAGGCCCTTGGCCAAGTTTCGTTACCGACATGAAGCGCCAGGCAGAGACCCACCCTGAATGCTGGGACATTCTCGGTCAGCTGGAGCTTTCGTTCAAAGACAGAATTACACACTGGAAGCATGGCGGTATCGTTGGTGTTTTTGGATATGGCGGCGGTATTGTAGGACGTTACTCTGACGTTCCTGGTAAATTCCCCGGCGTTGAGCATTTTCATACCGTTCGTATCGCACAGCCTTCTGGTCTGTACTACTCCACCAAGAACCTGCGGGCTCTGATGGATCTGTGGGATAAGTACGGATCTGGTATGACCAATATGCATGGTTCTACCGGTGACATGATCTTCCTCGGTACCCGTACCGAAAACCTGGAGCCCCTGTTCTGGGACCTGACCCATGATCTGGATCAGGATCTTGGTGGTTCCGGCTCTAACCTGCGTACTCCCTCCTGCTGTCTGGGTGAGTCTCGTTGTGAGTGGTCCTGCTACGATGCGCAGGATGTTTGCTACCACCTGACTATGCATTACCAGGATGAGATCCATCGTCCTGCCTTCCCCTATAAGTTTAAATTTAAGTTCTCCGGTTGCCCGAACGACTGTGTTGCTTCTATCGCTCGTTCTGACTTTGCCGTCATCGGTACCTGGAAAGATGACATCCAGGTTGATCAGGCAGGTGTTAAAGAGTACATGGCTGGCAACTATCCGGCAAACGGTGGTGCTCATGCCGGTCGTGACTGGGGTGCCTTTGACATCCAGAAAGAGGTCATCGACATCTGCCCGACCGATTGTATGTGGATGGAAGGCGATGAGCTGAAGATTGACAACTCCGAGTGTACCCGTTGTATGCACTGCATCAACGTTATGCCTCGCGCTCTGAAACCGGGTAAAGAGAAAGGCGCAACCATCTGCATCGGTGCTAAGGCTCCGATCCTGGACGGTGCCCAGTTCGCTACCATGGTCATCCCCTTTATCGAAGTCTCCAAAGACAACGAGTACGAGAATCTGATCGACGTTATTGAGCAGGTTTGGGACTGGTGGATGGAAGTTGGTAAGAACCGTGAGCGTGTTGGTGAGACCATGCAGCGTATCGGCCTGCCCACCTTCCTGCGCGTTATGGAAGTTGATGCTATGCCGCAGCATGTGAAAGAGCCGCGTTCTAACCCCTATGTCTTCTGGAAGGAAGAGGAAGTTGAAGGCGGATTTGAGCGTGACGTTGAAGAGTTCCGTAGGAAGCATGCAGCGTAA